The Streptomyces bacillaris sequence CGGGAACGCCGGTACGGTACTGCGCTGCGCCGACGCGGCGGGCGCCGACGCGGTGGTGCTCACCGACGCCTCGGTGGACCTCTACAACCCCAAGTCCGTACGGGCGTCGGTCGGTTCGCTCTTCCATCTGCCCGTCGCCGTCGGCGTCCCCGTCGAGCAGGCCGTGCAGGGGCTCCGGGACGCGGGGGTGCGCATCCTCGCCGCCGACGGGGCCGGGGACGACGACCTGGACGACGAGCTGGACGCGGGCACCATGGGGACCCCCACCGCCTGGGTCTTCGGCAACGAGGCCTGGGGGCTGCCCGAGGAGACCCGGGCGCTCGCCGACGCCGTCGTCCGCGTCCCCATCCACGGCAAGGCGGAGAGCCTCAACCTGGCCACCGCCGCCGCCGTCTGCCTCTACGCCTCCGCCCGCGCCCAGCGCCCGCGCCGCACACCGGAGGAGTAGCCTCGGCTTTCCGGCGCGTACGGGCCCTGCCCCGGACGCGTGACCCCGCGCTCCCCGACGCGTACGGCCCCGCACCGGGTGCGTCACCGGGAGCCTGTCCGACGATCCGTCACCGAACGGTCCCGGCCATTCGCGTACGTCGTCCACCGGCGCACTCCCTCCGCGCGCCCCCGCAGAGTGTCGCCGGTTCCCCGACGGCTAGTAGGGTGACGAACTCGGGGGCCCACTGCACCGGTTCGAGAGGTGGGGATACGGGAATTATGGCTGTCGGCATGAGCTCGCCGGGACCGGCGCACACCGCCGCCGCGCGCGTGGACGGCCCCGGCATCGACCCCGACGACCTGCCCGACGGGCTCGTCGTCGCCGACGAGAACGGTCGCGTCGTCTGCTTCAACGCCGCCGCCGCCCGCATCACCGCCACCCCCCGCTCCCAGGCCCTCGGCCGCCCCCTGGAAGTGGCCCTCCCGCTGGAGGACCTCAAGGGCAAGCGCTGGTGGGCGCTGACCGACCCGTACGGCGGCCTCGCCACCCGGGGCGGCCAGCCCGAGCGGAACCTGCTGCTGCCCGGCGGCCGTGAGGTGCTGGTCTCCGCCCGTTACGTACGCGAGCACCCCACCGGGCCCGTACGCCGGGTGGTCGTCTCGCTGCGCGGCACCGAGGCCCGTCGGCGTACCGAACGCAGCCACGCCGAGCTGATCGCCACCGTCGCCCACGAGCTGCGCTCCCCGCTCACCTCGGTGAAAGGGTTCACCGCCACCCTGCTCGCCAAGTGGGAGCGGTTCACCGACGACCAGAAGCGGCTGATGCTGGAGACCGTCGACGCGGACGCCGGACGGGTCACCCGACTCATCGCCGAGCTGCTCGACATCTCCCGTATCGACTCCGGGCGGCTGGAGCTGCGCCGCCAGCCCGTCGACATCGCCGCCGCCGTCGCCCGCCACATCCAGGCGCTCATGGCGGGCGGCCAGGCCCCCGACCGCTTCCGGGTCCGCGCCCGGGGGCCGCTGCCCGACCTCTGGGCCGACCCCGACAAGATCGACCAGGTCCTCGGGAACCTCCTGGAAAATGCGGTGCGCCACGGCGAGGGAACCGTCACCATCGATATCGCCCCCGCACCCGCGCCGGGCGGCTGCGACGAGATGGGAACGGCGGTCACCGTGAGCGACGAAGGCCCCGGCATCCCCGAGGAGTCGATGGGCCGTGTCTTCACCCGCTTCTGGCGGGGGAGCAAGCGCGGCGGCACCGGCCTCGGCCTCTACATCGTCAAGGGCATCGTCGAGGCGCACGGCGGCACGATCACCGTCGACCGGGGGCCCGGCGGCGGGGCCGAGTTCCGATTTATTCTGCCCGTGAGCGCGCCCGCCTATCTGAACTAGAGGGGTTTGCGAAGCAATCAGGCAGGGTGGCGGTGGGCGACGGGAGGGCGTGAGCAGCCCACGGGCTCCCCGACCGTCCTGCGG is a genomic window containing:
- a CDS encoding TrmH family RNA methyltransferase, with the translated sequence MGTPELISPRSPRVAAARRLARRNFRGKERRFIAEGPQAVREAAAHRGGDGQPTLIELFATPEAAERYADIVAAAHTAGARVHLAGDDVLADVSQTVTPQGLIGVCRFLDSPFQEILDARPTLVAVLANVRDPGNAGTVLRCADAAGADAVVLTDASVDLYNPKSVRASVGSLFHLPVAVGVPVEQAVQGLRDAGVRILAADGAGDDDLDDELDAGTMGTPTAWVFGNEAWGLPEETRALADAVVRVPIHGKAESLNLATAAAVCLYASARAQRPRRTPEE
- a CDS encoding sensor histidine kinase, with protein sequence MAVGMSSPGPAHTAAARVDGPGIDPDDLPDGLVVADENGRVVCFNAAAARITATPRSQALGRPLEVALPLEDLKGKRWWALTDPYGGLATRGGQPERNLLLPGGREVLVSARYVREHPTGPVRRVVVSLRGTEARRRTERSHAELIATVAHELRSPLTSVKGFTATLLAKWERFTDDQKRLMLETVDADAGRVTRLIAELLDISRIDSGRLELRRQPVDIAAAVARHIQALMAGGQAPDRFRVRARGPLPDLWADPDKIDQVLGNLLENAVRHGEGTVTIDIAPAPAPGGCDEMGTAVTVSDEGPGIPEESMGRVFTRFWRGSKRGGTGLGLYIVKGIVEAHGGTITVDRGPGGGAEFRFILPVSAPAYLN